In one Hymenobacter sp. DG25B genomic region, the following are encoded:
- a CDS encoding T9SS type A sorting domain-containing protein, which translates to MNVTTTGGEVTARTGSWVGYVQATGSNTKTYDASIITATDILFRPGYTYTISVYARIGVRQNASLTPGALTILTTDQTTNAGIRSAVTSSSANTVVRLGTLSATGFPTTTNVTTTAYTLYTTQFTVATQISRRVAFQLFSNTATGNGAPYLSIDDVTVTEACSPASLSAFNPVCDNTAAFALSGGAPAGGTYAVNGTTTTTFDPVARDAGNYTITYTSPCGSTSSQTLTVIALPTLGTLGSICEGDSKTLSAGTPAGGSYSGLGVTSITNPSGTTYAFNAAGTLAPGDYTITYSTGCGSASQTITIIPKPSFSQSFKAVCAGTTLDLAPYASPSGGTFSGPGVSTSGIFNPGGLTGTGPFTITYTTSCGSATIDLNVTGTSDWTGAVSNDWSDARNWSNCVPSTTIGAFIPASASNNYPVITPGTTVDVRSLVVAGTWLPTSGNINLHGDLIISGSGRFVHTGGTVKLMGNSQIVGVATFNNLIVATTGTTALNGNIAVTGTLTMQSGVINTGDLNGSADFRIDLGTTGNLIETEDSYVYARVRAERPLPASGTQNFGGIGLSLALTSGTSPGTIVVNRISGTVGAIQTGEGTSQSIERYFDVVAVPATTAPFTLSGTLNYRQAELNGIPENNLRAFRSADGGIPWTPLPSVANPTANQVAFTNLTALGRLTLGDRANPLPITLVAFEAKGSNQAVRLTWSTAMEKNNRGFGVEVAAQGPVNFQELAFVPSEGGNSTTLQSYAYTDATPRAAGTYFYRLRQVDMDGTTAYSPVRAVTISQAASSAKAYPNPFSNSFLVELPAQLRQQAITLVLHDALGREVYRAAMAADTTSSGLLTISPNTRTPGVYMLSILSGNLPAQRIRLVQE; encoded by the coding sequence TTGAATGTTACGACTACCGGAGGAGAAGTTACGGCCAGAACAGGCTCTTGGGTTGGTTATGTGCAGGCAACCGGCTCTAACACGAAGACCTACGATGCCTCCATCATCACCGCAACTGATATACTTTTTCGGCCGGGTTACACCTATACCATTTCAGTTTACGCCCGCATTGGCGTCCGCCAGAATGCTTCCTTAACACCAGGTGCTCTCACGATTTTAACTACGGACCAAACGACTAATGCTGGTATTCGAAGTGCGGTAACCTCTTCAAGTGCCAATACAGTTGTGCGGCTGGGTACGCTCTCTGCTACCGGCTTTCCTACTACGACCAACGTTACTACCACTGCTTATACGCTATATACCACTCAATTTACCGTTGCAACGCAGATATCCCGGCGGGTTGCTTTTCAATTGTTTTCCAATACCGCAACGGGCAATGGGGCTCCGTACCTGTCTATCGATGATGTAACCGTCACGGAGGCCTGTTCGCCTGCTAGTTTAAGCGCCTTTAATCCGGTTTGTGATAACACGGCGGCCTTTGCTCTTTCCGGTGGCGCTCCGGCAGGTGGTACTTATGCCGTAAATGGCACTACGACTACCACGTTTGATCCGGTGGCCCGTGATGCCGGCAATTATACCATTACCTATACTTCACCCTGCGGCAGCACTTCCTCCCAAACGCTCACCGTTATTGCGCTGCCTACCCTTGGTACTTTAGGCTCTATCTGCGAAGGCGACTCTAAGACGCTTTCGGCCGGCACGCCGGCGGGTGGCTCTTACTCGGGCCTTGGGGTTACTTCCATCACCAACCCATCTGGCACTACCTATGCCTTCAATGCGGCCGGCACCTTAGCTCCGGGAGACTATACCATTACTTATTCCACGGGCTGTGGCAGTGCTTCGCAAACCATTACGATTATCCCCAAGCCCTCATTTTCCCAAAGTTTTAAGGCGGTTTGTGCCGGTACTACCCTCGATTTAGCCCCTTATGCATCGCCATCCGGAGGCACTTTTTCCGGGCCTGGTGTTTCTACCAGTGGGATATTCAATCCGGGTGGCTTAACGGGTACCGGCCCTTTCACTATTACGTACACTACCAGCTGCGGTAGCGCTACCATTGATCTGAACGTTACCGGTACTTCTGACTGGACGGGAGCGGTGTCAAATGACTGGTCTGATGCCCGGAACTGGTCTAACTGCGTACCCAGCACCACCATTGGCGCATTTATTCCGGCTTCTGCTTCCAACAATTACCCCGTCATTACCCCTGGCACTACGGTGGACGTACGCAGCCTCGTAGTGGCGGGCACATGGCTCCCCACCTCAGGAAACATTAATCTGCATGGCGACTTAATTATTTCCGGGTCAGGTCGATTTGTGCACACTGGCGGTACCGTTAAGTTGATGGGCAACAGCCAGATTGTGGGGGTTGCTACTTTTAATAACCTGATAGTAGCTACTACCGGTACCACCGCCTTAAATGGCAATATTGCAGTAACCGGTACCCTTACCATGCAGAGTGGGGTAATAAATACGGGTGACTTAAATGGCTCCGCCGATTTCCGGATAGACTTGGGCACTACCGGCAATCTGATTGAGACGGAAGATAGTTATGTATATGCCCGCGTACGGGCTGAGCGGCCCCTTCCCGCCTCGGGCACTCAAAACTTTGGGGGAATTGGACTTTCATTAGCCCTTACCTCCGGCACTTCACCCGGCACTATTGTAGTTAACAGAATATCGGGCACCGTTGGTGCCATTCAAACCGGCGAAGGTACCAGCCAAAGCATTGAGCGGTACTTTGATGTGGTAGCCGTACCGGCAACAACCGCCCCTTTTACGCTGTCAGGCACACTTAACTACCGGCAGGCCGAGCTGAACGGTATTCCGGAAAACAACCTGCGCGCCTTTCGCTCCGCCGATGGCGGCATTCCCTGGACTCCGCTGCCCAGCGTAGCAAACCCGACCGCCAACCAGGTGGCTTTCACGAACCTGACGGCGCTGGGGCGCCTCACGCTGGGTGACCGGGCAAATCCGCTGCCCATTACGCTGGTGGCCTTTGAGGCGAAGGGCAGCAACCAGGCAGTACGCCTGACGTGGAGCACGGCCATGGAGAAGAATAACCGCGGGTTTGGCGTAGAAGTAGCCGCTCAGGGGCCCGTTAACTTCCAGGAGCTGGCTTTCGTGCCATCGGAGGGAGGGAATAGCACCACGCTGCAGTCTTACGCTTACACCGATGCTACACCGCGGGCTGCCGGCACGTACTTCTACCGCCTGCGCCAGGTAGATATGGATGGTACAACTGCCTACAGCCCGGTGCGTGCCGTCACAATAAGTCAGGCGGCAAGCAGCGCCAAGGCTTACCCCAATCCATTTAGCAACTCTTTCCTGGTAGAACTGCCCGCGCAGCTGCGGCAGCAGGCTATTACGCTAGTACTGCACGATGCGCTGGGCCGGGAAGTATACCGCGCCGCCATGGCGGCCGATACCACCAGCAGCGGGTTGCTTACCATCAGCCCCAATACCCGTACGCCGGGAGTGTATATGCTGAGCATTCTGTCCGGAAACCTACCGGCCCAACGGATAAGACTGGTGCAGGAATAA
- a CDS encoding LutB/LldF family L-lactate oxidation iron-sulfur protein, whose amino-acid sequence MNPTATNPSKAAQFLVDSDAKAFDLEHRRKIRFNIGKYNAAVQTGLGFYQDHELARERASYLKTKVINNLDQYLLEFERNFTERGGRVIWAQNAEEALHEIGKIMARRHARTVVKAKSMTTEEIHLNPFLEKQGIESIETDLGEYIVQLNGERPYHIVTPAMHLSKQDIANIFVKHLHIAPTDDAQELVLTARRLLRNKYTSAEVGITGGNFLVADVGGVAVTENEGNARLSATFPRTHIAIVGIEKVIPSLEDLDLFWPLLSTSGTGQQVTVYNTVYTGPRQPLEKDGPEEMYVVLLDNGRTTLLAQPDKREALNCIRCGACLNVCPVYKNIGGHTYENTYSGPIGSVISPHLSGMAENKHLSFASSLCGACTSVCPVKIPIHNLLLKNRQQSVEEGLSEKEESRAIKLWMRAMLSRTLFNLLPMRAKNWVLMRLLSQVGWSKRREPLLVADTSFNKLWRQGKRP is encoded by the coding sequence ATGAACCCTACTGCCACCAATCCATCGAAAGCCGCCCAGTTTCTGGTTGATTCCGACGCCAAAGCCTTCGATCTGGAGCATCGGCGTAAGATTCGCTTCAATATTGGCAAGTACAACGCGGCCGTGCAGACCGGGCTGGGCTTCTATCAGGACCACGAGCTGGCCCGGGAGCGGGCATCGTACCTAAAAACCAAGGTCATCAACAACCTGGACCAGTACCTGCTGGAGTTTGAGCGCAACTTTACGGAGCGCGGCGGCCGCGTTATCTGGGCGCAGAATGCGGAAGAGGCCCTGCACGAAATCGGCAAGATCATGGCCCGCCGGCACGCGCGCACCGTGGTGAAAGCCAAGAGCATGACCACGGAGGAGATTCACCTGAACCCTTTCCTGGAAAAGCAAGGCATTGAGTCCATTGAAACCGACCTGGGCGAATACATTGTGCAGCTGAATGGCGAGCGGCCCTACCACATTGTAACGCCGGCCATGCACCTGAGCAAGCAGGACATTGCCAACATCTTTGTAAAGCACCTGCATATTGCCCCCACCGATGATGCCCAGGAGTTGGTGCTCACGGCCCGGCGTCTGCTGCGCAACAAGTATACCTCGGCGGAAGTGGGCATTACGGGCGGCAACTTTCTGGTGGCTGATGTGGGCGGCGTGGCCGTGACGGAGAACGAAGGCAACGCCCGCCTTTCCGCCACCTTCCCGCGCACGCACATTGCCATTGTGGGCATTGAAAAGGTGATTCCCTCGCTGGAAGACCTGGATTTGTTCTGGCCGCTACTAAGCACCAGCGGCACCGGCCAGCAGGTAACGGTGTACAACACAGTATACACCGGCCCGCGCCAGCCCCTGGAAAAAGACGGCCCCGAGGAAATGTACGTGGTGCTGCTGGACAACGGCCGCACCACTCTGCTGGCCCAGCCCGACAAGCGCGAGGCCCTGAACTGCATCCGCTGCGGCGCCTGCCTGAACGTGTGCCCCGTGTACAAGAACATTGGCGGCCACACTTACGAAAACACGTACTCCGGCCCTATTGGCTCGGTTATCTCGCCCCACCTTTCCGGCATGGCCGAGAACAAGCACCTGAGCTTTGCTTCCTCCTTGTGCGGGGCCTGCACCTCGGTGTGCCCGGTTAAAATCCCGATTCATAACCTGCTGCTCAAAAACCGCCAGCAAAGCGTGGAGGAAGGCCTTTCCGAAAAAGAGGAATCCCGCGCTATTAAGCTCTGGATGCGCGCCATGCTCAGCCGCACGCTGTTTAACCTGCTGCCCATGCGGGCCAAGAACTGGGTGCTGATGCGCCTGCTGAGCCAAGTAGGCTGGAGTAAGCGCCGCGAGCCGCTACTAGTGGCCGATACTTCATTTAACAAGCTCTGGCGGCAGGGCAAGCGGCCGTAG